A segment of the Bdellovibrio bacteriovorus genome:
TTTGTTTGTTTCTTATTGTGTGTTCAGGTTCATGCCGCTGACAAAATGTATGGTGTCTTTATGGTTGTGAAAGGCGGAGTGCAGATTCGCACAGAAGGAAAAACCGCTCCAGCCAAAGTCGGTGCAAAAGTATATGAGGGCGACAAGGTCGTGACGGCCGCTGATTCCCGCGCCAAGATCGTGATGTCGGACCGCAACGTTCTGAATCTCAGCCCGGACACGACGATTGAAATCACTCAATATCAGAATGACGCTGCTACCGGCAAAAAGAACGTTGAGATCAAACTTTCTGGCGGTAAGATTCGCAGCAACGTTGAACAAACCTATGACGGTGAAAAAAGCAAATTCCAGATCAAGACGCCAACCGCAGTTGCGGGTGTGCGGGGAACTCAGTTCCAGGCCGGGTTTGATGTAAAGACCCAGATGACTTCGATTGTGACCTTTAAAGGTGCCGTGTCTTTGGCGGCAGTGAATGCGCAAGGTAAAATGGTCGGAAATCCCGTGATGGTTAAAAAGGGCGAGATGACCACGGCGGCACCAAATGCAGCACCAGAAACTCCGAAGGCTTTGCCGAAAGAGGAAATAAAACAAATTGATGGCGATTCAGTGGCGTCAGCGGTGACGGCCCCTGTGGAAACCGCAACCGTTGAGGCGGGAACAAACACCCGTGATGTGGCGTCGGAAGCTCCGCTGGCGGGCACTGACAAGCCTGCGGCACCCACTTCGATGATTGACAGCCAGGACATGGATCTGGGCATGGCTCAGGAAATCAAGCCGATCGCGGCCCCGGTGCTGGCGCCTCCAACAGTGGTGAAAGCGCCGACTCAGGACACGTTGAAGGATGTCACTCGGACTCTTAACGGAAAAACCAAAGTCATCATCACACCGCGTCCGCGTTAATATTCACCTCAACCATCGAGAATGCAGCGTATGAAACTGGCAGCTTTGGGATTAGCAGGCACTTTGATCGTGAACTCAGCTTATGCTTTGGATGCACGAATCTCTCAGACACAATCTTTGGAAATTGAACTGCAGGACGGCGAGGGCGGGGCAGACGCCCGGCCTCTGCGCGTGCGGGATGCGGAATCCGGCAAGATGGCGCAGGTGATGCTGAATCGCCGCGGTGGAGCCGGTGGGCCCCTGACGGGCTTCTTTATCATTCAGTTCTTTATCGGAGACAATCGTCCTCGGGTCCTGGAGTTCGCAGCGCCGGGGAAAGCTCCGTATTATGCGTATGCCGTTCCGGGGGGAGCCGTTCAGCGCATCGTGCTGTTTAAATCCGCCGATGAGCTGGCAAAGTTCGTGGCAGAAAATGAAAAGACGACAGCTAAGAATCTGGGGGCAAAACCAGCGCCCACGGCCACAGCAAAAGTGATGTCACCGCAAGCCATCCGCAGACTTGAAAAGCAGGATCGCGAGCAAAAGCGTGTTCAGGAAAAAACCCAGCTGATGCTGGAAGAAGAGCAGGCGAAACAAAGAGCGGCGCTGCTGGAGCAGCAGGCCGCCCTGAGTGCTGCTGCGAAAAAACGCAAAAAAGAAGAAGCCACGGCCCTGGTCAACGAAGCTGACAAGCTCTATACCCAGAAAAACTTTGTCGAGGCAGAAAAGAAGTACGCCGCCGCGGTGGATCTGGATCCTGAATCAGATTCCTACTATTACCGCTATGGGGTGAGTCTTTATAAAGTTGGAAATTACAACAAATCCCTGGCGACGCTGTCCATGGCCGATGTGCCGATGGAGCTCTCTTTGGAAAAAGACTATTATGTGGCCCTGAATCTTTTGAAACTGAAGGACTACGACAAGGCCCGTAAAAAGCTGATTGATATCCGCTCTGAAAATGATCCGGTTTTGAGTCCGACAGCTTCCTTCTTTGCCGGTAATATCGAAATGCAGCAGCAAAAGTTCCCGGAAGCCCGCACCAGCATGGAATATGTCCTGGACAATTCCCAGGACCCGCAGATGGACCGTGCCGCCGAGGACCTGCTGGCCCAAATCGACAAGCTGCAGTCCTTCTATGAAAGCAAAAAAGAGAAGTATCGTTTCACCGGATTCATTGGCGCTATCTATGATGGCAACGTTTTGAATGTCGCGGAAAATAACGTCAGCACGGACGTAAAAGCCTATCGTCTGAACTTTGGTGCCAGTGCGCTGGCGATTTGGAACCGGACACCGACTTCGGACTTTGGAACTCAGATCGGGGTGTCTGATTACTACAGCACCGACACAAGTTTTAAAGACAACGCCACTTTGCAGACGGCCGATCCTTTGCAGTTTGACCTGAGTCTTCCCTTCCATAAAGAGTTTGAATACGCCAAACGCTCGTTGAACTGGGAGCTGGTGCCCACCTATAAGAGCATCTTTATGAGCCCCACCGGAGGAACGCGCAAAGAAGCCATCAGTTCTTTGGGTGTGAACACGACTTTGTCAGCGCCGATTCAAAGTGATTTTTTGATGGCGGGCCGGTTGGACGTATCCCACGAGCGTTCGCTGCTGGCAACGTCCGTAGGGGATGATGACCAGACAGCGCTGCGCTACGGGTTCACGCTGTTGCCGACGTGGATTCTGGATCTGAAAGGTGAAAAATCCCTGACCTTGGATGCTTCCTATCTGATCAATCAGGCGGAAGGGCGCAACTATCGTTATAAACGGTCGGCCCTGGGCCTGACTTATGCCTTCCCGGCGTGGTGGAAGTTCAATGGCAGTCTGCGTGGCGAATACTCCAGCCAGAACTATGACGAAGCCACCAGCCCGAGGATTGATACCAATCCCATTGTGACGGCGGCCTTCAATAAGGATCTCAAGCGCAATGTGAATATGCTCTTAAGCCTGCAATACAACGTGGGGGACTCGGATGAGGATTCTTACGACTATAACAAGTTTGTAGTGACAAGCTTGTTCACCTTCACCCACAGCATCCTGGGTAAGTAGGATTGAAAAAGCCACCTTGCGGGTGGCTTTTTTTATTTCGTTTTCATGACGTAAACCCCATCCCAGTCCGGCGGTGGGGGAGAGTCCAGATACTCCTGGCAGCGTTCGATATAAAGCTGACTGACGGGTTCTTCCGCACCCCAATTGTTTTGGGCTTTTTCAAAAACCTCTTTGGCTTCGGCAAAGCGTTTTTGATGGTACAGGTCGTATCCCATCTGGAAGGACGCCATCAGCTCTGCGGTTTTGTCTTTGGCGGCACCTTCACACACCAGTTCAAAGATGCGCACGGGCTCAAGCTTTCCTTTGACGCGCACGCGGTCGATTTCACGGGCGGTGAAGGCCTCTTTAACGTCATTGTAGGTGAATTCACTGATCACAATGCGCGTGCCGTATTCTTTGTTGATTCCCTCAAGGCGCGAAGCCAGGTTCACGGAATCCCCCATGACAGTGTAGTTCTGAACGATGTTGGAACCCATGTTCCCCACGCTCATTTCCCCGGTGTTGATGCCAATCCCGATATCGATATGGGGCAGACCCTTGTCCGAGAATTCTTTTTGCAGCTCTTTGAGTTTTACCAGACTTTCCAGGGCGCAACGGCAGGCATGGGCCGCGTGATGCGGGTCTTTCACCGGGGCTCCGAAGAAGGCCATGATCGCATCACCCATGTATTTGTCCAGAGTGCCGCTGTTTTTAAAGACGATGTCTGTCATCGGTGTCAGATAAAGATTCAGAACACGGGACAGCTCTTCGGGCGGCAATTTTTCCGAAATGGTCGTAAAGCCCCGCACGTCCGAGAAGAACGCGGTCATGCGCTCTCGGCGCCCCCCCAGTTTCAGGTTGGCGGCATCTTTTAAAAGCTCATCCACGACGGCCGGGGACACGTATTTTGAGAAAGTGGATTTAAGCTCCTTCTTCTTTTTTTCCTCGGTGAAGTACTTAAAGACCTGAATCGCACCAAAGCCCGCAAAAGCACAGGCATAGATCAGGAAGGAGTGAACCAGCAGGTTGTTCTTGATAAAGAGCCATAGATCCAATGCCCCCAGGGCAAGGATGAAGATGACAAAACCAAGAAGGGATGACAGTGATCCCAGCAGGGCCCAAGCAACTGCCAGCGCAGTTCCGCCGACAAACAACACCACCGGAAGCCACTGGGCTTCCTGGTTCCACTGTTTCAGGAAGTGTTTGTCAAAAAGATTCGCCAGCATGGTCAGATGAAGCTCTGGCCCTGGATAGTTGGCTTCCAGCGGCGTGTTGCGCAGATCATACAGGCCCACCGCCGTGGCACCCACGATCAAGCTGCGGTCCTTGAAGAATTCTTT
Coding sequences within it:
- a CDS encoding FecR family protein, whose product is MAKVVGFVCFLLCVQVHAADKMYGVFMVVKGGVQIRTEGKTAPAKVGAKVYEGDKVVTAADSRAKIVMSDRNVLNLSPDTTIEITQYQNDAATGKKNVEIKLSGGKIRSNVEQTYDGEKSKFQIKTPTAVAGVRGTQFQAGFDVKTQMTSIVTFKGAVSLAAVNAQGKMVGNPVMVKKGEMTTAAPNAAPETPKALPKEEIKQIDGDSVASAVTAPVETATVEAGTNTRDVASEAPLAGTDKPAAPTSMIDSQDMDLGMAQEIKPIAAPVLAPPTVVKAPTQDTLKDVTRTLNGKTKVIITPRPR
- a CDS encoding tetratricopeptide repeat protein, giving the protein MKLAALGLAGTLIVNSAYALDARISQTQSLEIELQDGEGGADARPLRVRDAESGKMAQVMLNRRGGAGGPLTGFFIIQFFIGDNRPRVLEFAAPGKAPYYAYAVPGGAVQRIVLFKSADELAKFVAENEKTTAKNLGAKPAPTATAKVMSPQAIRRLEKQDREQKRVQEKTQLMLEEEQAKQRAALLEQQAALSAAAKKRKKEEATALVNEADKLYTQKNFVEAEKKYAAAVDLDPESDSYYYRYGVSLYKVGNYNKSLATLSMADVPMELSLEKDYYVALNLLKLKDYDKARKKLIDIRSENDPVLSPTASFFAGNIEMQQQKFPEARTSMEYVLDNSQDPQMDRAAEDLLAQIDKLQSFYESKKEKYRFTGFIGAIYDGNVLNVAENNVSTDVKAYRLNFGASALAIWNRTPTSDFGTQIGVSDYYSTDTSFKDNATLQTADPLQFDLSLPFHKEFEYAKRSLNWELVPTYKSIFMSPTGGTRKEAISSLGVNTTLSAPIQSDFLMAGRLDVSHERSLLATSVGDDDQTALRYGFTLLPTWILDLKGEKSLTLDASYLINQAEGRNYRYKRSALGLTYAFPAWWKFNGSLRGEYSSQNYDEATSPRIDTNPIVTAAFNKDLKRNVNMLLSLQYNVGDSDEDSYDYNKFVVTSLFTFTHSILGK